Proteins encoded within one genomic window of Polyodon spathula isolate WHYD16114869_AA chromosome 32, ASM1765450v1, whole genome shotgun sequence:
- the LOC121303358 gene encoding runt-related transcription factor 3-like → MRIPVDPTTSRRFTPPSTSFPCSKMGESTGPMGTSGPGRTRLETRSVVDVLSDHAGELVRTDSPNFLCSVLPSHWRCNKTLPVAFKVVALGEVPDGSLVTVMAGNDENYSGELRNASAVMKNQVARFNDLRFVGRSGRGM, encoded by the exons ATGCGTATTCCCGTAGACCCGACTACCAGCAGAAGGTTCACACCACCTTCGACGTCGTTCCCGTGCAGCAAGATGGGAGAAAGCACCGGGCCGATGGGCACCTCCGGCCCGGGTAGGACTCGACTTGAGACACGGTCTGTAGTGGATGTTTTGTCAGATCACGCCGGCGAATTGGTTCGGACAGACAGCCCAAACTTCCTTTGTTCTGTGCTTCCTTCGCACTGGAGGTGTAACAAAACTCTGCCCGTGGCTTTCAAG GTGGTGGCGCTTGGAGAGGTCCCTGATGGAAGTCTGGTCACAGTCATGGCAGGAAATGATGAGAATTATTCCGGAGAACTCAGAAACGCTTCAGCCGTCATGAAAAACCAAGTGGCTCGCTTCAACGACCTCAGATTCGTGGGGCGGAGTGGAAGAGGTATGtga